Within Paenibacillus albicereus, the genomic segment CGCCACGGCAGCGGCGGAGGCTTGCAGCGCGGCGCCGCCGACAACGGCCGCGGCGACCGCAGCGTCCAGCGCGGGCGCCTCCGCAGCCGTCGGAGCGCTGCGGGCATCCCGCAGCTCCAGGATCGCCTCGAGCGCGCGGCGAGCGCCGGCGACCGGCTTATGGCGCTGGGCGTTGCGGCGCAGCCGGTCGCGCAGCGCCCCATGCACGAGCACCGCGCGCAACTGATCCATCAGCTCCGCGCGGCTGCCCGCTTCCAAGGCCGCGCCGAGGCCGGCCAGATAAGCGGAGTTCTCCTGCTCCTGCCCCGGAATCGGCTTGAACAGGATCATCGGCAGCTCCTGCGAGAGCGCCTCGGAAACCGTCAGTCCGCCCGGCTTGGTGACCATGACGTCGGCCGCCGCCATCAGCTCGTGCACGTACGGCACGTAGCCCAGCACGAGGATGCGATGCCCGCCGCAGGCGCCCGGCAGCCGATCCTCCAGCTGGCGGCGCAGCCGCTCGTTGCGTCCGCAGACGATGACGAACTGCGCGCTCGGCAGTCCGCCCTGCTCCTCGACGAGGCGCATGACGCTGCGTCCGATCAGGCCGTCGCCGCCGCCCATGACGAGGATCGTCGGCAGCTGCGGGTCGAGGCCGTGCTTGCGCCGCAGCTCCGCGCGGTCATGGCGCTGGCCGAACTGTCGGCGCACGGGGATGCCCGTCGCGACGACGCGCGACGGCGACACCCCGCTTGCGATGAGCGCCTCGCGGATCGGCTCGGCGCCGACGATGTAGCGGTCGGTGCCGGGATGGATCCAGTAGCTGTGCCGGGCGTAGTCGGTGAGCACGGTGACGGTCGGCACGCGCGTCAGACGGCTGAGCCGCAGATGGGACATCGCAGCTGCCGCAGCCGGGAACGTGCAGACGACGACCGTCGGCCGCAGCTGCTCGAGCAGCTGCAGCATGCGCTCCGTGCGGAACGTGCGCAGCTGCTTGAACAGCAGGGACAGCCGATTGTCCTCGCGCGTCGCCCGGTACAGGACGCCGTACGCCGACGGCATTCCCTTGATGCCCTGCATGTAGCAGAAGCGGCCGACCGAATGGAGCTTCGGATGCGTCCATTTCATATAGTCCACGACCGTCACCTCGGCGCCGGGGGCGGCTCCCGCGGCCGCCTCCGCGATCGCCCGCGCGGCCTGGTTGTGGCCTTCGCCCAGCGTCCCGGTCAGGACAAGAATTCGATGCTGGCTGCTCGCGTGCACGTACGCTTCCTCCTCTGGCTGCGGCCGCCCTGCCGGAGACTTTCCCCGGAGCCTGGAGCGGCTCGCTACGATATACATACGGGACAAGGGCGAGAAATAGTCTGCGAAGCTTTCCGCCGCCACATGATGTACGATTGTTCCTGAAGAAAAGCTTACCTTGGCGGGCGTGCCTCCGCCTTCGGGCCGCAGCCGGTTCTTGTACCTGGACCTAAGGCGGGCTACTCCTCCAGCCGAGGTCCCTCGAAGCGCCGGATCGCCTCGCGCGCCCGCTCGGGGATCGGCGTCGGACGGCCGCCTGCGGTGTCGATCAGGACGATCGCGCCGCGGCCGGAGGCCTTGAGCTTGCCGTCCACCGTCAGCGCGTAGTGGATGTCGATCGACGAGCGGCCGAGGCGCGCCGTCTTGACATGCAGGCGCAGGGCGTCCTTGAGATAAATCTGATCCAGGTATTGGCACTCCAGGTCGGCGACGACGGATACGTTCTTCTGGCTGAATAAATCTTCCGTCAGTTCCAAATTCTCGAAGTACTCGATCCTTCCCTGCTCGAAGTACATGAAATAGCTCACATTATTGACATGCCCCAGCATGTCCGTCTCGCAATAGCGGATCTTCAGCGGAATCGAAAACGAAAACGAGTCCAGCCATGCTTGCCGGTCCTCTCCCATGAATGCGCCCTTGCTCATGATGCACGTCTCCTTTGCTTCCGTCGGCGCAAGGCCGATCGGACTTGTCATCAAGCAGGATAGCATGCGGCCGGCACGCCGCACAACCGGCGCGCCGGCCGCATGGAGCGGGACGGCGCCAGCCATACTGAGAGGATGGGGCCTTCGCTGCCGCCTCGCTCGCGCGGAAGGCCTACTTTTCCCAGATGGAGGCGAACCCGCCCATGCAATCCCTCGACCGGCTCGTGCCCGCCACGGAAGGCTTCGGCTTCCGCGTCCGCCAAGGCCAGACGATCCGCGTCACCGACGTGCAAGGCGAGCAGGTGGCCGACTTCGTCGTCTACCGCGCCGACGACCCGTCCGAGCGCATCGATCCCAACGTCACGATGGACGCCCTGCACAAGATGAAGGTCGTCCCGGGAGACATCCTCTACTCCAACAAGTACCGCCCGATCCTGACCGTGCTGAGCGACGACTGCGGCGTGCATGACTTCATCAACGCCGCCTGCCGGCGGGAAATGTACGAGGTGCTGTACGCCAAGAAGGACCACGCCAGCTGCCACGACAACCTGAGCCGGGCGCTCGCCGCCTACGGCCTGCCGGAGCCGGACCAGCACTACCCGTTCAACCTGTTCATGAACACGGTCATCGGTCCGGACGGCAGCATCGCCGTCAAGCGTCCGACCTCGCGCGCGGGAGACGCGATCGAGCTGCGGGCAGAGGCGGACCTCATCTGCGCCATCTCCGCCTGCCCCTGCTCCGAGAGCGAATGCAACGGCTACGTCTGCACGCCGATCCGGGTCGAGGTGTACGATCCTCCGGCAGCAGGCATGAGAAGGGACAGCCCCGGAATACAATGAGCTTGACCAGGCAGGCCTGGTCGACTCCGGGGAGGGATGCAAGGTGAATGCTTTCTTGACGTATGTCGTGCTGGGCTTGTCGCTGAGCGCGCCGATCGGGCCGATCAACGCGGCCCAGCTCGACCGGGGAGCCCGCTTCGGGTTCCTGCATGCCTGGCTCGTCGGGCTCGGCGCGATGGCGGCGGACGCGCTCTACATGCTGCTGATCTACTTCGGCGTCGCCCACTTTCTCGATACGGCGTTCATGCGCACGCTGCTCTGGTCGTTCGGATTCTTCGTGCTCGTCTACACGGGCATCGAGACGATGCGGTCCTCCTCCGCGCCGCTGGCCGGCCGAGGTTCGGAGGTCGCCTCGCGCCTCGGCTCGCTGCGCTCCGGCTTCCTCATGGCGCTGCTCAACCCGCTGAACATCCTGTTCTGGCTCGGCATCTACGGCTCGATCATCGCCGGCAGCTCCGGGCAAGGCGGGCTGTCGATGCTGCTGCTGCACAGCACCGGCATCTTCGCCGGCATCCTGCTCTGGGACGCGGTCATGGCGACGCTCGCCAGCTCCTTGAAGCGCTTCGCGAGCGCAAGGCTGCTGCAGGGCATCTCGGCGGCGGCCGGATTGTCGCTGCTCGTATTCGGCCTGTACTTCGGCTGGAAAGCGCTCGCCGAGCTGGCCGCCTGAGCGGGGTCCTCGGCCGTTCCGCCTCAGCACCGTCGAAAGAGGGGGAGCAGACCGATCGCGACAAGCGGCGTAAGCAGGTCGACGCGCTTCGTCCGTGCTTCGCCGGCGCGCCGGCATCCGGGCGGACGTACACCTCCCTTCCGCTCCCGTCATACGATGACGGGACGGAAGAAGGAGGAGCATGGACAGATGACGACGCTTTACGACAAGCGCACCCTCGACGAGA encodes:
- a CDS encoding LysE family transporter gives rise to the protein MNAFLTYVVLGLSLSAPIGPINAAQLDRGARFGFLHAWLVGLGAMAADALYMLLIYFGVAHFLDTAFMRTLLWSFGFFVLVYTGIETMRSSSAPLAGRGSEVASRLGSLRSGFLMALLNPLNILFWLGIYGSIIAGSSGQGGLSMLLLHSTGIFAGILLWDAVMATLASSLKRFASARLLQGISAAAGLSLLVFGLYFGWKALAELAA
- a CDS encoding DUF1989 domain-containing protein, translated to MQSLDRLVPATEGFGFRVRQGQTIRVTDVQGEQVADFVVYRADDPSERIDPNVTMDALHKMKVVPGDILYSNKYRPILTVLSDDCGVHDFINAACRREMYEVLYAKKDHASCHDNLSRALAAYGLPEPDQHYPFNLFMNTVIGPDGSIAVKRPTSRAGDAIELRAEADLICAISACPCSESECNGYVCTPIRVEVYDPPAAGMRRDSPGIQ
- a CDS encoding acyl-CoA thioesterase produces the protein MSKGAFMGEDRQAWLDSFSFSIPLKIRYCETDMLGHVNNVSYFMYFEQGRIEYFENLELTEDLFSQKNVSVVADLECQYLDQIYLKDALRLHVKTARLGRSSIDIHYALTVDGKLKASGRGAIVLIDTAGGRPTPIPERAREAIRRFEGPRLEE
- a CDS encoding MGDG synthase family glycosyltransferase; its protein translation is MHASSQHRILVLTGTLGEGHNQAARAIAEAAAGAAPGAEVTVVDYMKWTHPKLHSVGRFCYMQGIKGMPSAYGVLYRATREDNRLSLLFKQLRTFRTERMLQLLEQLRPTVVVCTFPAAAAAMSHLRLSRLTRVPTVTVLTDYARHSYWIHPGTDRYIVGAEPIREALIASGVSPSRVVATGIPVRRQFGQRHDRAELRRKHGLDPQLPTILVMGGGDGLIGRSVMRLVEEQGGLPSAQFVIVCGRNERLRRQLEDRLPGACGGHRILVLGYVPYVHELMAAADVMVTKPGGLTVSEALSQELPMILFKPIPGQEQENSAYLAGLGAALEAGSRAELMDQLRAVLVHGALRDRLRRNAQRHKPVAGARRALEAILELRDARSAPTAAEAPALDAAVAAAVVGGAALQASAAAVAQA